One Helianthus annuus cultivar XRQ/B chromosome 12, HanXRQr2.0-SUNRISE, whole genome shotgun sequence genomic region harbors:
- the LOC110895937 gene encoding receptor protein kinase TMK1, translating to MLALKTNLTPKSLDWSDPNPCNWKQIQCSRDNRVTRIQLRNRNLQGTLPRTLNTLTQLQVLELQNNQLTGPLPSLSGLTQLQFLLLSYNNFTSIPSEFFTGMSSLQYVYLDYVTFSSWVLPETLKSASSLRVFSATSANITGTIPDFFGRDFFSRLTTLHLDFNSLEGGIPDSFFGSSIQSLRLNGQNSRSKLNGTLDVLESMIQLTEVWLHGNMFTGTLPNFSGLNELRTFSVRDNSLIGPVPESLTGLQSLKVVNLTNNMFQGPKPSFGKSVEVDLSGRNSFCLPDPGVGCDDRVNKLLAVVKSVGYPRVFADHWKGNDPCASWLGINCSPGGNITVVNLQGMGLTGCISPDFAAIKSLQKLLLADNNLSGMIPDELKDLPILVELDVSNNQLYGPVPEFKQSVKVRTEGNVDIGKDGPSTTPVSPGGGRKGGDGGGGGKTGVVVGSVVGGLVVVAGLLGV from the coding sequence GCACTCTGCCTCGAACCCTCAACACCTTAACACAACTTCAAGTTCTCGAGCTTCAAAACAACCAACTCACTGGTCCGCTTCCGAGTCTCTCCGGGTTGACTCAGCTTCAATTCCTCCTACTCAGTTACAACAATTTCACCTCAATCCCTTCCGAGTTCTTCACCGGTATGTCTTCGTTACAATATGTTTACCTCGATTACGTCACCTTTTCCTCATGGGTTCTTCCAGAAACTCTAAAATCTGCATCAAGTTTACGAGTTTTCTCCGCCACGTCAGCAAACATTACCGGAACCATCCCAGATTTCTTTGGCCGCGACTTCTTCTCCAGGCTCACTACCCTTCATTTAGATTTTAACTCGCTTGAGGGCGGGATACCCGACTCGTTTTTTGGTTCTTCTATTCAAAGCTTGCGGTTAAACGGTCAAAACAGCCGGTCAAAGTTAAACGGAACCCTTGATGTTTTAGAAAGCATGATTCAATTAACTGAAGTTTGGCTTCACGGGAATATGTTTACCGGCACCTTACCCAATTTTTCGGGTTTGAATGAGTTGCGGACCTTTAGTGTTAGAGATAATAGTTTAATCGGTCCGGTTCCGGAGTCGTTAACCGGGTTACAGTCTCTTAAAGTTGTGAATTTGACTAATAATATGTTCCAGGGACCGAAACCGAGTTTTGGTAAGTCGGTTGAGGTCGATTTATCAGGTAGGAATAGTTTTTGTTTGCCCGATCCGGGTGTTGGGTGTGATGATCGGGTTAATAAGTTGCTTGCGGTTGTGAAATCGGTTGGGTATCCGCGGGTTTTTGCGGATCATTGGAAGGGGAATGATCCTTGTGCATCTTGGTTAGGGATTAATTGTTCACCTGGTGGGAATATTACTGTGGTTAATTTACAAGGAATGGGGTTAACCGGGTGTATTTCGCCTGATTTCGCGGCCATTAAGTCGCTGCAGAAGTTGCTTCTTGCGGATAATAACCTTTCGGGGATGATTCCGGATGAGCTTAAGGATTTGCCGATTTTGGTAGAGCTTGATGTTTCCAACAATCAGCTTTATGGGCCGGTTCCTGAGTTTAAGCAGAGTGTGAAGGTGAGAACCGAAGGGAATGTTGATATTGGGAAGGACGGGCCTAGTACGACTCCGGTTTCACCTGGTGGTGGTCGAAAAGGCGGTGATGGTGGGGGTGGTGGGAAGACTGGGGTGGTTGTGGGATCAGTTGTAGGCGGGTTGGTGGTGGTCGCCGGTTTGCTAGGTGTCTGA